Proteins found in one Promicromonospora sukumoe genomic segment:
- a CDS encoding sugar phosphate isomerase/epimerase family protein produces MPTTTPTSVQLYSIRDAIADDLDAAVARLAEIGLRHVEPYAFHERTDDYLRAFAATGLTAPSGHAPVLAAETPEAIFDAAVALGMGTVIDPFLPAEEWQSADQVARLAERANALAVLAAERGLTFGYHNHAWELGTRIDGRHALEVFVDHLTPEVVLEVDTYWAAVGGADAPALLTALGDRVRLIHVKDGTLDGDIERQQPAGSGEVDVPAILAAAPSATRVIEFDAYAGDVFEGIAQSLAWLTEHDR; encoded by the coding sequence ATGCCGACGACGACGCCGACATCCGTACAGCTCTACTCGATCCGAGACGCGATAGCCGACGACCTGGACGCCGCCGTGGCGCGCCTGGCCGAGATCGGGCTCCGACACGTGGAGCCCTACGCCTTCCACGAGCGCACCGACGACTACCTGCGGGCGTTCGCGGCCACGGGCCTGACCGCGCCGTCGGGCCACGCGCCCGTGCTCGCCGCCGAGACGCCCGAGGCGATCTTCGACGCCGCCGTCGCGCTCGGGATGGGCACCGTGATCGACCCGTTCCTGCCGGCCGAGGAGTGGCAGAGCGCCGACCAGGTGGCGCGGCTCGCGGAGCGGGCCAACGCGCTGGCCGTGCTCGCCGCCGAGCGCGGGCTGACGTTCGGGTACCACAACCACGCCTGGGAGCTGGGCACCCGCATCGACGGCCGGCACGCGCTGGAGGTGTTCGTCGACCACCTGACGCCCGAGGTGGTGCTGGAGGTCGACACGTACTGGGCGGCCGTCGGGGGAGCGGATGCCCCCGCACTGCTCACGGCCCTGGGCGACCGCGTGCGGCTGATCCATGTCAAGGACGGCACGCTCGACGGCGACATCGAGCGGCAGCAGCCCGCCGGCTCGGGCGAGGTGGACGTGCCCGCGATCCTCGCCGCCGCGCCGTCTGCGACGCGTGTGATCGAGTTCGACGCGTACGCCGGGGACGTGTTCGAGGGCATCGCGCAGTCGCTCGCCTGGCTGACGGAGCACGACCGATGA
- a CDS encoding Gfo/Idh/MocA family protein: MSRPGAAGVGIVGAGNISTQYLENLTRFADVEVRFVADLDLARAAERAQEYGVPASGGVDELLARDDIDVVVNLTVPAVHAEVGHRILAAGKHVWSEKPLALDAEAASVLLADAEARGLRVASAPDTVLGAGIQTALRAIARGDIGEPLTATTMFHVPGPESWHPSPDFLFALGGGPLFDMGPYYVTALVHVFGSATRVQAVASTSRPTRTIGSGPRAGEVFPVEVPTHYAALIEFGEGRSAQSTFSFQHALPRAGFVEINGTEGTIVLPDPNGFDGASALWTYGSEEPTALPAEGPEFGRGAGVVDLVRSIRDGGTERASGAVAAHVLDILLGVRDAAAAGQPVEIKSAVSPVAPLPEGWDPAEATG, translated from the coding sequence ATGAGCCGGCCGGGCGCGGCGGGCGTCGGCATCGTCGGGGCGGGCAACATCTCGACCCAGTACCTGGAGAACCTGACCCGGTTCGCCGACGTCGAGGTCCGGTTCGTCGCCGACCTCGACCTCGCGCGTGCCGCCGAGCGGGCCCAGGAGTACGGGGTGCCGGCGTCGGGCGGCGTGGACGAGCTGCTGGCCCGCGACGACATCGACGTGGTCGTGAACCTCACCGTCCCGGCGGTGCACGCCGAGGTCGGGCACCGCATCCTGGCCGCGGGCAAGCACGTGTGGAGCGAGAAGCCGCTCGCCCTCGACGCGGAGGCGGCGTCGGTCCTGCTGGCCGACGCCGAGGCGCGCGGCCTGCGCGTCGCCAGCGCCCCGGACACGGTGCTGGGCGCAGGCATCCAGACGGCGCTGCGGGCGATCGCGCGCGGCGACATCGGCGAGCCGCTGACGGCGACCACGATGTTCCACGTACCCGGACCCGAGTCGTGGCACCCGAGCCCCGACTTCCTGTTCGCGCTGGGCGGCGGCCCGCTGTTCGACATGGGCCCCTACTACGTGACCGCGCTCGTGCACGTCTTCGGCTCCGCGACGCGGGTCCAGGCCGTGGCCTCCACCTCGCGGCCCACCCGCACCATCGGCAGCGGACCCCGGGCGGGCGAGGTCTTCCCCGTCGAGGTGCCGACCCACTACGCCGCCCTCATCGAGTTCGGCGAGGGTCGCTCGGCACAGTCGACGTTCTCGTTCCAGCACGCGTTGCCCCGCGCCGGGTTCGTCGAGATCAACGGCACGGAGGGCACGATCGTGCTGCCCGACCCCAACGGCTTCGACGGCGCCTCGGCCCTGTGGACCTACGGCTCCGAGGAGCCGACGGCGCTGCCCGCCGAGGGGCCGGAGTTCGGGCGAGGCGCGGGCGTCGTCGACCTGGTGCGCTCGATCCGCGACGGCGGCACCGAGCGTGCGTCCGGCGCGGTGGCGGCGCACGTCCTGGACATCCTGCTAGGGGTGCGGGACGCCGCCGCGGCCGGACAGCCCGTCGAGATCAAGTCGGCGGTGTCACCGGTCGCGCCGCTGCCGGAGGGCTGGGACCCGGCGGAGGCGACGGGATAG